In Symmachiella dynata, the following are encoded in one genomic region:
- a CDS encoding RtcB family protein → MNNSQLRRIGVPDFCIKSALAAVQVLAKQRGVRGGAMKERMRAVLAAPEDFVEDVDLGEFARDIIEDREFTRPEPIEYRTWGNDIDAGAHHQMQQSCSLPMAVGGALMPDAHIGYGLPIGGVLALDNAVVPYAVGVDIACRMKLSVLDLPVAALDEEFHRCKHALEGGTRFGVGSTHQRPQQHDVMDEDWTVTRVTRENKDKAWRQLGTSGSGNHFVEFGVFTLDVRDEELGLDAGEYVALLSHSGSRGAGASVCNVYSSIARKRLPKRYEDVQRLAWLDMDSEAGQEYWAAMNLMGDYAAANHAVIHRLVSDLLGAAVIGGVENHHNFAWKEMHGGKEVIVHRKGATPAGAGVLGVIPGSMADPAYVVRGKGNPASLDSASHGAGRRMSRTQAKDTYNFKAVKKDLAVKGITILSAGADEVPGVYKNIDAVMGEQQDLVDIVARFDPKIVKMCGDGSRAED, encoded by the coding sequence ATGAATAACTCGCAGTTGCGGCGGATTGGGGTGCCGGATTTTTGTATTAAGTCGGCGCTGGCGGCGGTGCAGGTGTTGGCCAAACAGCGCGGCGTCCGTGGGGGAGCAATGAAGGAGCGGATGCGTGCGGTGTTGGCGGCGCCTGAGGATTTTGTGGAGGACGTTGACCTTGGGGAATTCGCACGCGATATCATCGAGGATCGTGAGTTCACGCGACCGGAGCCGATTGAATATCGTACCTGGGGTAACGACATCGATGCCGGGGCACATCATCAGATGCAGCAGTCCTGTTCGTTGCCGATGGCGGTCGGCGGGGCGCTGATGCCCGATGCGCATATCGGTTACGGTCTGCCGATTGGCGGGGTGTTGGCGCTGGACAATGCCGTTGTGCCGTATGCGGTCGGTGTGGACATCGCTTGCCGTATGAAACTCTCGGTGCTCGACTTGCCGGTGGCGGCGCTCGATGAGGAATTTCATCGCTGCAAGCACGCCCTCGAGGGGGGGACGCGGTTCGGCGTCGGGTCTACGCATCAGCGGCCGCAACAGCACGATGTGATGGATGAAGATTGGACCGTTACCCGCGTCACGCGCGAAAACAAGGACAAGGCCTGGCGACAACTGGGGACGTCCGGTTCGGGGAATCACTTTGTCGAGTTCGGCGTGTTTACACTCGACGTGCGCGATGAGGAACTGGGCCTGGATGCCGGGGAATATGTCGCGCTACTCAGCCATAGCGGGAGTCGTGGGGCGGGGGCGTCGGTCTGCAATGTTTATAGCAGCATCGCCCGCAAGCGATTGCCAAAGCGTTACGAAGATGTGCAACGCTTGGCGTGGCTGGACATGGATTCCGAGGCGGGGCAGGAGTACTGGGCGGCGATGAACCTGATGGGGGACTACGCCGCTGCCAACCATGCGGTCATCCACCGACTGGTCTCGGACCTGTTGGGAGCAGCGGTGATTGGAGGAGTGGAGAACCACCACAACTTTGCTTGGAAGGAGATGCACGGCGGAAAAGAAGTGATCGTACACCGCAAGGGAGCAACCCCGGCAGGAGCGGGGGTCTTGGGCGTGATTCCCGGTTCCATGGCGGACCCGGCGTACGTTGTTCGCGGCAAAGGAAACCCAGCCAGCCTCGACTCCGCCAGCCACGGCGCCGGCCGCCGTATGTCGCGCACGCAAGCCAAGGATACGTACAACTTCAAAGCGGTCAAGAAGGATCTGGCGGTCAAGGGAATCACCATCCTCTCGGCCGGCGCCGACGAAGTCCCGGGCGTGTACAAGAACATCGACGCCGTGATGGGCGAGCAGCAGGATCTGGTGGATATTGTGGCGCGGTTTGATCCGAAGATTGTGAAGATGTGCGGGGATGGGAGCCGTGCGGAGGATTAG
- a CDS encoding YceK/YidQ family lipoprotein, whose translation MRILLAVILTLSVAGCGTMANLEGQQSPFLSPPGFKPVRVYGGVRNDFDWVSAGFNDSETDGDAQDNSDRLSTQILEDPIGVAGGMTALGYFAVVDPVLSFAADTITLPYVIGVLQESADESSVDVAQHPQIESDP comes from the coding sequence ATGCGCATCCTACTAGCGGTCATCCTGACGTTGAGTGTTGCGGGGTGTGGCACAATGGCCAACCTTGAGGGGCAGCAGTCCCCATTCCTTTCCCCACCTGGATTTAAGCCAGTTCGTGTTTATGGTGGCGTGCGGAATGACTTTGATTGGGTCTCTGCAGGCTTCAACGATTCCGAAACGGACGGTGATGCCCAAGACAATTCTGACCGCCTGTCTACCCAAATTTTGGAGGATCCAATCGGCGTTGCCGGTGGTATGACTGCGCTCGGTTACTTTGCTGTGGTCGACCCGGTGCTGTCGTTCGCCGCCGATACCATAACCCTGCCGTACGTCATCGGAGTGCTGCAAGAGTCGGCGGATGAATCAAGCGTCGATGTCGCACAGCATCCTCAAATTGAATCCGATCCGTGA
- a CDS encoding peptidase domain-containing ABC transporter, whose product MMSGDLRAEKIAGGAWILEQFTHSNPVHERNAARRVLSEVMRAWPGDVHRLWWKWFNEAAKSLGLRARTMDCTVEEALALVEDGARLVTYRDEPKSEWLAVLGKSRRRIQMASAAQTVQEKRISVRSLKRSLTSLAKDGKIRCIVLEPQTGEHPVGGAHIAPLDRLRHLMLPEWSDLWIVLVFAFVVGLLMLATPIAIEALVNTVAFGRFLQPVVVLALILFTFLGFLAAVRALQTYVVEIIQRRLFARVAADLAYRLPRVEAEATDGHYVPELVNRFFDIVTVQKVAAQLLLDGLGLILTAVIGMAVLAFYHPWLLGFDIVLLASIAFIILVLGRGAIASSVKESKHKYYMAAWLEDIARCPSTFRNDGGTEFALERADRFIHEYLSARKSHFRILMRQILFALGLQAVASTVLLGIGGWLVINGELTLGQLVAAELIVTMIVGAFAKLGKHMESFYDLLASVDKLGVLFDLPIERQSGMLGVGQQGPIDVHVNAVSYAWPGRPAVVDSVSVKIPPATSFGIFGPSNSGKSTLVDLIGGLRSPTAGHLTLDGFDPSDLRPDVFRERVAIVRNNEVFHATIDENVHLHREDVSSNDVRETLQHLGLLEPILELDESRETAMSSSGAPLTENQCRLLTIARAVVGRPGLLLIDGVLDALPDEELELVLDFLLAPEQPWTIIIATGRESLARRCMNRIDLKSQSSPIKS is encoded by the coding sequence ATGATGAGTGGTGATTTGCGGGCAGAGAAGATTGCAGGGGGCGCCTGGATCCTTGAGCAGTTTACACATAGCAATCCAGTGCACGAACGGAATGCTGCGCGACGTGTGTTGAGCGAAGTCATGCGTGCTTGGCCGGGTGACGTACATCGTTTGTGGTGGAAGTGGTTCAACGAAGCTGCCAAAAGCTTGGGCCTTCGCGCTCGAACCATGGATTGTACGGTTGAGGAAGCGCTGGCGCTGGTTGAGGATGGTGCGCGGCTGGTCACGTATCGTGATGAGCCGAAGTCGGAATGGTTGGCGGTGCTGGGGAAGAGCCGGCGGCGGATTCAAATGGCCTCCGCTGCGCAGACCGTGCAAGAGAAACGGATCTCTGTGCGCTCACTGAAACGCTCTCTGACATCGCTTGCCAAGGATGGGAAAATACGATGTATCGTTTTGGAACCGCAAACCGGCGAACATCCGGTCGGCGGGGCACATATTGCACCACTGGATCGGCTGCGACATTTGATGTTGCCGGAGTGGTCCGACCTTTGGATTGTGTTGGTGTTCGCCTTTGTCGTCGGCCTGCTCATGCTGGCGACCCCCATTGCGATCGAAGCTTTGGTGAACACGGTTGCCTTCGGCCGGTTTCTGCAACCGGTGGTCGTTTTGGCGTTGATTCTGTTCACCTTTCTTGGATTCCTGGCGGCGGTGCGCGCGCTGCAGACATACGTGGTCGAGATCATTCAAAGGCGTTTGTTCGCACGGGTGGCGGCGGATTTGGCATATCGTCTGCCGCGTGTCGAAGCGGAAGCGACGGATGGACATTACGTTCCGGAACTGGTCAATCGTTTTTTTGACATCGTGACGGTTCAAAAGGTGGCGGCACAGCTGCTGCTAGACGGGCTGGGACTGATCTTGACCGCGGTCATCGGTATGGCCGTCTTGGCTTTTTATCATCCCTGGTTGCTCGGTTTTGACATTGTGCTTCTGGCTTCCATCGCTTTCATTATTCTCGTGCTTGGTCGCGGTGCGATTGCGAGTTCTGTGAAGGAGTCGAAACACAAATACTATATGGCCGCTTGGTTGGAAGACATCGCGCGCTGTCCGAGCACCTTCCGCAACGACGGGGGGACTGAGTTTGCATTGGAGCGGGCCGACCGATTCATTCACGAATATCTGTCAGCCAGGAAATCTCACTTTCGTATTTTGATGCGGCAGATTTTGTTTGCCTTGGGCCTGCAGGCCGTCGCCAGCACGGTGTTGCTGGGCATTGGTGGTTGGTTAGTGATTAACGGTGAGCTGACGCTGGGGCAACTTGTGGCGGCGGAACTGATTGTCACGATGATTGTGGGAGCGTTTGCAAAACTCGGCAAACATATGGAGAGTTTTTATGACCTGTTGGCCTCGGTCGACAAGTTGGGAGTGCTGTTTGATCTACCGATCGAACGGCAAAGTGGTATGTTGGGTGTTGGACAACAGGGGCCGATCGACGTCCATGTGAATGCCGTTTCGTATGCGTGGCCGGGTCGACCTGCAGTCGTCGATTCTGTCTCTGTCAAAATTCCCCCAGCAACAAGTTTTGGCATCTTTGGTCCTTCAAATAGCGGAAAGAGTACGCTGGTCGACCTGATTGGTGGACTAAGGTCTCCCACGGCGGGTCACTTAACGCTGGATGGTTTCGATCCCAGTGACCTACGTCCCGATGTCTTTAGAGAACGGGTGGCGATCGTTCGTAATAACGAGGTGTTTCACGCCACAATCGATGAAAACGTGCATCTCCATCGTGAAGATGTTTCATCGAACGATGTCCGTGAGACACTCCAACACCTCGGTCTGCTTGAGCCAATTCTGGAGCTTGACGAAAGCCGAGAAACCGCAATGAGCAGCAGTGGTGCTCCGCTGACTGAAAATCAATGCCGCTTGTTGACAATTGCACGGGCGGTTGTGGGTCGCCCGGGGCTTTTATTGATTGACGGCGTATTGGATGCGCTTCCTGATGAAGAGCTTGAGTTGGTTTTGGATTTCCTGTTAGCCCCAGAGCAGCCCTGGACCATTATTATTGCCACAGGGCGTGAGTCGCTCGCGCGGCGCTGCATGAATCGCATCGATCTGAAGTCACAGTCATCGCCGATTAAATCTTGA
- a CDS encoding HlyD family secretion protein — MLAPAAYSETAMPSLRLARSSRLARRLGKFLLVFMVMGFILIAFAPWQQSVKGTGGVIAYATDERQQTLEAPIKGRIARLGEGVFENAFVKKGQLIAEITDIDPSYLGRLEDQLAASQNQVQAEAQMLEASRNNLIAAHTIVNSYESQVRTYEQVKAQVVAAADAAVKSAQNKIDAEIQQLEEHKAAESQLELNFKRQKTLYEENIVSELKYQEADRKLKEIQAKVAKTEQYINSARNELAQKQSERKAKEQKAQADIDYANATLRKATGDVAKAESDVAKAQSSLNKAQKDLLETETKVARQRSQSVMAPFDGFVTQITPNQGSQVLKAGDPICRIVPETADRAVQIWLDGNDAPLVEPGRHVRLQFEGWPAVQFAGWPSVAVGTFGGEVVSVDATDDGKGRFRILVRPDQADRPWPGDRYLRQGVRANGWVLLNQVPLWYEIWRNMNGFPPVVSIEEPKKKNKKPPLPKS, encoded by the coding sequence ATGCTTGCGCCAGCAGCCTACAGCGAAACGGCTATGCCGTCATTGCGGCTTGCGCGCTCTTCGCGATTGGCCCGTCGGTTGGGGAAATTCCTGTTGGTTTTCATGGTGATGGGATTCATCCTCATTGCGTTCGCGCCATGGCAACAGTCCGTGAAGGGGACCGGTGGGGTGATTGCTTATGCGACGGACGAACGACAACAAACACTCGAAGCTCCCATTAAGGGGCGAATTGCTCGTCTGGGCGAAGGGGTATTTGAGAATGCCTTCGTCAAAAAAGGACAACTCATCGCCGAAATTACTGACATTGATCCCTCCTACTTGGGGCGGCTAGAGGATCAATTGGCGGCCTCCCAAAATCAGGTCCAAGCGGAGGCACAAATGTTGGAGGCCAGTCGCAACAATCTGATCGCCGCACACACGATCGTCAATTCCTACGAATCGCAGGTGAGAACCTATGAACAGGTCAAGGCGCAAGTCGTGGCGGCTGCGGACGCAGCGGTGAAGTCGGCGCAAAATAAGATCGACGCTGAGATTCAACAACTTGAGGAGCATAAGGCGGCGGAGTCGCAACTTGAGTTAAACTTCAAACGACAAAAGACGTTGTATGAAGAAAACATCGTGTCAGAACTCAAGTATCAAGAGGCTGATCGTAAGCTAAAAGAGATTCAAGCCAAAGTTGCCAAGACGGAACAATACATCAATTCCGCTAGGAACGAACTTGCCCAGAAACAAAGTGAGCGGAAGGCGAAAGAACAGAAGGCACAGGCCGACATTGATTACGCGAATGCGACCCTGCGCAAGGCGACGGGCGACGTGGCTAAAGCGGAAAGCGATGTGGCCAAAGCTCAGTCCAGTCTGAACAAGGCTCAAAAAGATCTGCTTGAGACAGAAACGAAAGTCGCACGTCAGAGAAGCCAATCTGTGATGGCGCCGTTTGACGGGTTTGTCACACAAATTACTCCCAATCAAGGAAGTCAGGTCCTTAAGGCGGGGGATCCGATTTGTCGCATCGTCCCTGAGACAGCGGATCGCGCTGTGCAGATTTGGCTGGACGGTAACGACGCGCCCTTAGTGGAGCCTGGCCGGCACGTTCGATTGCAATTTGAAGGTTGGCCGGCTGTGCAGTTTGCGGGCTGGCCGTCGGTTGCTGTTGGAACATTTGGCGGCGAAGTCGTTTCCGTCGACGCCACGGACGACGGCAAGGGGCGGTTTCGCATCTTGGTTCGTCCCGATCAAGCCGATCGGCCTTGGCCTGGTGATCGTTATCTGCGTCAAGGTGTGCGAGCCAACGGTTGGGTGCTGTTGAATCAAGTGCCGCTGTGGTACGAAATTTGGCGGAACATGAACGGCTTCCCACCGGTTGTTTCGATTGAGGAGCCGAAGAAAAAAAATAAGAAGCCGCCTTTGCCCAAATCTTAA
- a CDS encoding HPF/RaiA family ribosome-associated protein, with amino-acid sequence MSMNFSTDGLPLKVKVQDYVQRKIDSAIGPFEDFVKAVDIRLVDVNGPKGGVDQRCRVAVAMNGKPDIIASANHENAYGAISLAVDRVRRSLERVVGRNKAKRNRNSPLSHQIEDSNPPESTEFE; translated from the coding sequence ATGAGCATGAACTTTTCCACTGATGGATTGCCGTTGAAAGTTAAAGTCCAAGATTATGTCCAGCGGAAAATCGACTCAGCAATCGGCCCGTTTGAAGACTTCGTCAAAGCGGTCGACATCCGACTTGTCGACGTGAACGGCCCGAAAGGGGGCGTTGACCAACGTTGCCGGGTGGCGGTGGCTATGAACGGGAAGCCTGACATCATTGCTTCTGCCAATCATGAAAACGCCTATGGGGCAATTTCGTTGGCAGTCGACCGCGTGCGACGGAGTCTGGAACGGGTTGTGGGTCGCAACAAAGCAAAACGAAACCGGAATAGTCCACTGAGTCATCAGATTGAGGACTCAAATCCCCCCGAAAGTACGGAATTCGAATAA